TCTTGCACACAGATGAAAAGAGGTGTTTTTGGGGAAAATGTCATTTTCACATAGTGGGTTAGTGATTTTAActtagtcttgatatttggtcgTTATCAGCATTGTCATAGGACATGGAATTTCGGTCTTTTGTTCAACCCACCAGGAgaattaaatattgaattgaatacaattttccatttatattGGTAACtctgcatattttgtaaacgcgatcaatgaattgatttaaaagttgatttgcttagaTCAACTCGTTGATATCAGGACCTATAAGTTTTTTTCAGTGAGCGCTCAAATAAAAGCTGTTTTCGAACAAGCTGtaacaaatattttcttttagctAATTTTTCTCAATCGACCGGAAATTTGGAGACCAAATCAGCGACCATAGAAATTTTAACGACGCCAGTCGCAGCAagtcgcacatgttctacttactgcgacgcgatcgtcgcaaTAGACCTACGGCTACGCGCTCTAGTGACTGGGAGATGCGCGATTTGATCCAGTAAtactgggattcgaacccacaatAGTTGTGAGatgtgttttgaaataattttttttgaagGATTCGTAGAATTTCTTATCATTTGTTTTCAAGCTGCTTTGACCAAAAAGACCAGTTATTTTAGCTCTAAGTCAATGACTATTACTAAATAGCTGTGTTGAAACCCAATTTTCCCTAATAGGCCAGAAATGCGACACTTTTTATCTTTGCGTGGTTTGGTTCCGATTTTAGTTACCACGTGACAATCGCAAGTACGATCGTTTCTTTATATCaggaaatttcacaattttacCGGCCCCTGCTTTATTGAAATCAAAGTTTTCAGTAACTATGGAAATAAGGGCACTTagtcatttgaaaaaaatggcaaataaagatatataggTAGTTCTAGTAAAACAAGGACAGACTTCGGGGTTGGGGATCGGTAGTCCAGACCCTGCCTTCAAAATTGAACAATGAAAATGTAGATTAAGATTTGTAAGAATtatgaacttttgaatgagatgagcaaaaattcaagttgaattatcgggaagaGGATATGaatgtttataacttcaccAGCGCGCATTGTTGCTTTAAATTTATGAATGAGTGATATCATAGAAAAGTTAATTATCAGCtgagttcatcgatatttttaccttatttctattttaatccaatccagagatatgaacgaaataagaaaattaaacTGGGGAAAAAATTGGGACAAgaattcaacaatgcggacccggTGGGTACCCAAAAATAGCGCCTGGCAACTGTAAAAAGACTTATcgcgtcgcaaccgacttaCACCCGGCTTAAAATATCTcaaactgatttcatttttgtggTCGGGTCGCGTAGCAACGCCGACCACGATGTTTTAGTGGTTCGACTTCATTTTCCCATTTTTTCTGTTATTTGACACAAGATACGTAGCTTTGTAATTAgttcagggaaatttgttgcaCTTTCCTGGGTTTATTGAAAGaacgaatgaatttatttctaaaagaagaaatcgaaggaattctgtaaaataataattattttccCGCCTGATGTCATATCGGGATATCCCTTGACTTTTGCGCACCGATATGGCTGATCGGCctttctaaaaaaaagtaattcaTACTCGTTGAAGTGTGCCGCTActtattgtattgtatatcCCAGGCCTAGAAACATTTTCTTGGTGAAATCTAAATTAACAAAGTATATTTGGTTTACCTGCGCTAAGACTTAAAACCGGCACTTCTTATGCGCGTAAGCAGCGAAGATTTGTGTTCAGAAAACCGGTTCATCGTGTATCACGTGACTAATACAGTTTTCCAATCCTCATTTCAAAAGTTAagaactaaatgaaatgaattgttgTCATCCGATTTACTCAAACTGAAATTCACAGAAAGATGAGAAAGATTAATAAACATCTTGTCCTGTGCTGAAAATTGCATGTTGATGCGCGGCGTAGTTTGCAGTATTTACTGCGGAGCTGTGATGATATCGCCCTCGTTTTAGTAACACGTGAAGCTCACCAAAATCAATGAAGCCGTTTATCTTTAGATTAAGTATAAATTTGTataaaaaggtgaaaaatctGACTTTTTTAAAGGTGACTTTTGGAAATGTTTTCCTCGTgtagattgaaaataaaggATTTTTCCACTCGTGTAGATGGGACCTTGAATGTCTCTGATCGAACTTGTTGCTAACCCGACCCCACAGAAAGATCCTTTCTGGTGCATATTTTGCCaccgcaatcaattgcaaagttttagctcatgacatgatgtatgattgtggtgagtttcaggttcgttggtttttgtttaaggtcaccagggggcgttgaatagcagAATAACTCAGTATTTccttggtacctaggcatattttgtaactgcGGTCAATTGTACAATTTtagctcatgacattttctatgattctATGATTTTCAGGCAAAATCAGCCGCcatagaaattctaaaaaaatctcaaactgattttatttttacagatGTTGATCAAGTTCGGAAGAACCTGAAAGAAACGTATAAACGAATGATCGATGTTGAAAATTACAAAGAGGTTTCGTGGAGCGATGAATTCGTCAATTTCAACGACTTCTTCGCCCAAGAACACGCGAAAATTCAAGCCCAAAAACGAAACCCGAAGAAAAATGAAGGAAGTGAGGAGCAGTCATTGATTTTACCCGATGATTTCGGGAAACTTTTCACTTATAAAGAGAGTGATGTGAAACCCGTGTGCCTTGTAGGTGAACCCGGTATGGGTAAAACAACTCAGGTAGTTAATCAAGTGTTGTCATGGGAGCGATCACCGTTTCTAAAAAGATTTCCTATGTTATTCTATATACCGTTAAATGAACTGCCCGCTGATAACGCGTGTATTTATAAGtacatttacaaaaatcttttgaatcGAGTAATCGAAGAGAATCTGCTGATTAGTTTTGAGAGATTCTTACGGGAAAATGCAgaaaaatcgatattttttctAGACGGCTTCGACGAGTTAAAAAGCGATAAAGCGAAGAAAGACATCGTAGGCGTGACCAATGAATTACCGAAAGCGCATATCGTCATAACAACACGTGAGTCCGGGGGCAGCATGATCGTCACTGATCCCAAATTCACTGTTGTATCGATATCCGGCTTCAAACGGGAAGAAGTCATCGATATTATGAAGAGAAAATTCCCCGAGCGCGATGCAAAACAGCTATTCAACAAGCTTAGATACGCAGCGTCACCTTTATTTAAAAGTATCTACTACAACCCGCTGATACTAcatatgttttgttttctgtaTATGGACGAGGAAGAAATTACGATACCATCAAAACTCACCGATATCTACATCGATTTGACATGTTTTCTGATCAGTAAACGcgagggcctcgagttgtcgaaGGAATGTTTTTTCCGCAATATCGAAAATTCTAAAGCGCTTAAAGAAATTTGTCAAGTCGCGTATGAGACGCTCATCGAGCATCAAAACAGCTTCACCGAAAGTCGTCTTGAACTCGACGAATCGAAAAGGACGGCTTTGACGTGCAAAGAGATGTCGCCGCGACGGAAATCAGACTGCTCCGTCCAGCTGCGGTTCATACACAAATCTGTGCACGAATTTCTGGCGGCGGTACACTCGGTCGTACAATTCAACAACAGTAATGAAATACCCTGGAAAACACCCTGGAATAAATGCGCGTTTGAACAACTACAGGACGAACTTGTGAAATATGGTGAATTATACCCGAGATTCATGGCAGGGCTGCTGTATCGTTACAAGTTTAACCGCGGCCTCGGTGAACTTTTCAAGACTTTAATAGATGAACATTTAAAAGCAGTCACAATAATGGATGAGTACCAGTCCTTGGTTACGGTTACTAGGGAATCGGCAGATATGCCGCTCATCCCCGATTACGAACGCTACATCGAACTCCGATCCGAAAGAACTGTTTTATCTGATCAGTTGTCAATCTGCATGGATGAAGCCGACTGGCCGGACGACGCCATTAGTGAAATAGTTCCCTACATGCAGAAAATGTTGTTCGTATCTGCATTTTATAGCAGATCGTGGATAAACATGCTCGCAAAAATACTCGAACACAAACAATGTCAGATCGAGCTAGTTTACATACTGGGTATTCACGAACTGAAACCCGACGAATACCGCCGCGTATTAGAAACAGCCATAACGAGTAACACTAGTCTTCACGGTATGATATTAGATACACGCGGGTCATCAATACCCGATCAGTTCTTGACTATGTGTAAGAAAAGCTACAGTATAAACTGGTTTGTGTGGCGAGATAGAATCGACAACACTGGTGAATGTTACAAGAAACTCAATAATGAATGGATTATTACAAGTCACGAGATTAGATCTAAAGATGACGCGCGGTTGATCAGTGTTGATACTAACACACACAATACAGTGGAGAGTCTGATTATTAATACTGTTGTTAGTGCGGAACGTTTTGGttatattttagtcaatattCACAAATCGTATCCATCCATAAAACATCTATATCTCAGATCGTGGCCTCAATATCAGCTCGATAGAAATACAATCGGAGGGCTGATAAACATCATTCCGAGTTTGAAAACCTTATGTCTTGGTGGAGTAATATTCGATAATGATTTGATCGGTTCGGAGGAATTGAATGATTTAAACAACACGTTAAAATCGTCAGACATCGAAACAATTCAGCTCGGAGTGTACGGACTGCGCGAACTGCGCGAACAGCTCGGACTGCTCGGACTAACGACAGATGAATGTGCAGCAATCAGTGATAATGTCGGTTCAATGCAGAAACTAAAACGTCTTTTCATTTACGgatttaatttacaaaaacaccGCGTTCTAGATCACCTGCCGCGGCTGACTGTATTAGAAATAGAGTTGCAGTCAGAAGCTGATGTTGACGCACTTGTTCGGTATCTATCAACAGATGCGGTAAATCAGCTGATACAAGTCAGTATTGATAGCCGTCTCGATAGACCGGAACAGAACAATCGCATCTTTAAACAACTAAAACACGTCTCATCAATTCGTTATTTAAAGTTTCACAGTTCACTCACGCGGATTAATACACAGCACGATATCGATTTATTCGTCAAATTAATCGTCGAATTAATCGATAATCTTCCGCATCTTTCTGACCTGTTTATCTACTGCTGCAGCACCGACCACTATACGACGAGAGATTACTTCATATCAGAACTTAAAAAACTCAATAAAAGACTGAGAGTAGAAATAGGGGTTTACTACCCAGCATCTGTATTATCAGATTCATCAGATATATCATCGATATCGGAGCTCAGTGACGCAAATTAAGTAGATTCAACGATTTATAAGATTCAATCGACTAACGCGCATTTTGTAAAACGTCACTTCCTAGAAACACAACAGAAACTGAACTGATATTAAACCGCAGTTTATCCTAGAGCTTATCTTCTGAATTGTGGGTTGTTATGTATGGCATGTTACAGCTTGGCAGCCCGCATGTCGGGTAGTTCAGTGGACTTCCCTGAACACGAAAATGACCGCTGCCCAATTTTCATTGTTACCGTCGTTGCCATAGCAACCGttttgtatccaaatttcCAAAAAGTGACCATATGGTCATTGGGGCCTAGATTTTGGAATTCACATTatatatgtgtgaaatcttaTTGTCGGAAATTGAAGTAAACTTTACACGCGGTATCAGATTATCTCggaaaaaaatctgaatttgttgagatttatTGCCATGGCAACcgcaaatctttgattttctcattttgtGTGTGTGTTTTCGGCAAATATAGTTGTTGCATATATTTGAGTTGCCTCACAGgttttaaaccatctttttCTTAAAACGTCTTCTCCACATTATTTGGTACATTTTGAATATAACATCGAACATGACTAATATACCGTAGTTGAGATGGGAGGTAAAATTGATCCAAAGATTTTACCTCCTACTGTAGGATCATTAAAACCACACGTCTGAAGGGCGCAACTGCAAACATTGATTTGGACAGCACAAGTATTCAAGCCCGAATTCCATGATCCACAGTTATATTTCCCGAAtgagaaaatcaaacattttgcGGTCGCCATGGCAATAAATCTCAACAAATGCAGATAATCTgatattcaccatttttatcTTGCTCGCTGTAGTCAATTGTTTATATAATTGTGTATTTCGTGTCTATTTTATTGTTAACCAATGTTTATTCACTGTACGGGACAGAGAAGGTCTCAACCTAGCTATCCAAGACCAATCTTTGGGCATTTTTGGGTAGAGCTTGGCACCCGGGCTTAAATGAAAGGTGAGACTCCCCCCACCCCCTGAAACACCTGTCTGCCACTATGTGATTTTTCACTTTCGGCCTATAGGGGGCGCTAAATACGAGGTATTCGTTAGGAAGGAAAATCGTCAAATATATTGCAAATTAACCTTAAAAGGTTGTTAACCTTTTGCACGTCAGCAGagtatggtttcatatatatatatatatatatatatatatatatatatatatatcaaacgtttaaaatcatatattGTTGGCTGCTGCCTAGCAACCTAATTTGGGCGTTGTTCACAGGGCTGAAAATTTCTGTTAATGCAAAGACACGGGAATTATATTAATCAGTTTTAGTTAACTAAATAataacataattcatttattgcccGTGTTTCATATGACGAATCATAATGACCATCATTGTTGAAACGTCGTTGCTATGACACCATAGATTTAGATTCAATTAATGGATAAATGGATAACCGACTTTCCTGTTGCTGTGGGACATCAACATCAAACAAACTCCGTTACCATGGAAGCACATACTGTTAAAGGTTGTACTCCAACATTGTTGACTGTCTCCATGGTAACCAAGGCGGAAAATGCCTATGAAATTATTTTGGTTACAGTCCGATCTCGAGTTGTCGCAGAAAAGTGATACTGGTATCGATTGCTATGTTTTCCGGGTCGCTCTACCCGTTTTTGGGCAGAGAAAAAGCTACAActtaaataaaatgaaaatctagtAGTCCGACCACTAATAAATAGTTCTAGAATCATCATATCCCGTATAAATCCAttgtattttgatgaaatgagCATGACTTCATTTGCAGCTAATGATTCAAATTTAGGTTTGCTCAATGACAATAACGACAATAATGGgtgttattttaaaatcatgtcTCAGATCTTTGCCATGGATGAAACAATGCAGCTGAATGGAGTCAGTTAAGAGGAAAAGGGTGTTTGATGGTGGAGagtgttgtttgttttgtgaAAAGAAGGGTACGGAAAAGTTGTTACTTGGAAAAGATGGTGCCCTTAAGCCCAATATATTCTGCTGAAAATAAAGACTGTGTCATCTAGTTTATACAGATTGTTGTGTGGTGTTTATTTGGAGCTGGGCATTTTTCATTATGAGGATAATGGACCACAAGTTTCCATTTCTATGGACTGGGCCCGGTCTAATCTTACACAAGTTTCCATTTCTATATGGACTGGGCCCGGTCTAATCTTACACAAGTTTCCATTTCTATATGGACTGGGCCCGGTCTAAGAGACGACACAACTGTGATCCGGGTCGCGACTAAGAGACGACACAACTGTGATCCGGGTCGCGACTAAGAGACGACACAACTGTGATCCGGGTCGCGACTAAGAGACGACACAACTGTGATCCGGGTCGCGACTAAGAGACGACACAACTATGATCCGGGTCGCGACTAAGATGATCACTGTGAGTATTGATAGCCTTCTCCCAAAAACCgttttaaccaacttttaacgacgcatttcaaatcattcacaattttcattttgaaaaaaccaatttcatttttcctcGCAACGATAGAATTAAacagattttaaaatattcgGGTAACTGCGATAAACTATTATTAGACATCCATTTTTACTAATATTTACCGCTGCTATTGCCCTTAGTTTGCTCCTCATATTAGAATTCCACTTGGGCCGATCTCAATCCCTCTAATCGGTCAGAAAATTATATGTAattatgtaataaatatatctaattccTCCTTTTCTATCGGAATTTTTTGAAGCATCGATTGcgttatcaaatattctaaaaaGTAAGTCCCACCATTTATATTGGaaattataaaaacaaaactACCATCATTTTTGAATACTAAGTTGTTTAATGAACAACTTAAATCTAGCAAACAAAATCATCTCGAggattttttgctaaataaaagTTAAGTGAATATTTCAATCGCTTGATGTTTACGTCATACGGTCTACTTCTGTTTTATAAAAGTCGAACAAGTTTATCTTGCttgtgaaatatcaaaaagttATGATCTTTctgatttcaacaatttctaatcaGACCCGATCGCCCCCGGTAATAAATTACGCCTTCTTCACCAAAAGGACACGCTGGGAAGAACAGAAATAACCCTGAAATCTCCCTAACCCTAGCTCtggtaaccctaaccctagttcgaccctaaccctagcaggactcgaacccgcgaTCCTCAGTATACCAGCCGAGCATGTTGACCACTGGACCATAGATCAGTAGTTGGTCTGGTTAGTGTGGTGACCGGCGATCAGTCAGGTGCGGTGACTggcgaccagtcaggtgtggtgaccagtgaccagtcaggtgcggtgaccagtgaccagtcaggtgtggtgaccagtGACCAGTCAGATGTGGTGACTCTTCACTGACTACCCGCTATTATTCTCTGATTACAACAGTTTCTAATCAGACCTGATCTAAATTGCCGCCGCCAGAAATAGATTAAAAACTTTCTCTTCTATCGACGCTATCAAGAATTATCAGCTGAATATGTTCTATTTTGTCAACATTGTTGCACCGCGTCTTACCTACAGCGCCTCCTAGTGGAGGAGGAGAATATCCATCCTATAACCTATAAACATCCGCCATCTTACGAGGAAGCAATGAGTAGCATGTGAACTCTTCACAGACACCAAAACCTGAAAGAagtgaaattaaatttcattttgataagtcGTTACATTTACATCGAAGCCTTAGTTTGTTTCAGGCCTATTTCTAATTCAGCTACGTAATTTGAAATGGTCGTCTGGTTGAGTTTATCGTCACAACTATAACGAATTCAAACAGTGAATTttaaaactttgaaatttaattttatcgACAACGAGAAGGTTGTGAAATTGGAGGAACTGACCTCGCGAAATTACAATACACAGAGACCTACCTAGAATCGGCGTGAGGAAAATAAAACAGCACGAAATGACTTCAAAACGATGACTTTAAAAGTTCGTAGCCGCATCCaacatttataatctacatatagaataattgtaataaattgttgaatctgattctgttttatgtaatgaatttcgaTGTTTGCAATAAAACACTGATGTTCAATGGTACAAAAACAACCGCTTCTATTACGAGATTAATTTGAGAGGAGACCTCAAAATAACAAGGTgtgaatgatttaaatataataattattcaatgatttgaatcatcaattaaaaaaacCGCGTCTCCTAAAAATATACGCGAGAAATATCGACATCAAAAACAGCGCGACCAAAATcagtaaattaattcaaccaAATAAACCAGAAACCCAGGTCCCACAGGAATAGGACCCGACCGGGTGGGGTGAGGTGGGTGCTGTCTGAACCTGAAACCAGTTGTACGTAAGTAAAtgtcatttgtattttataaGAAGTAGAGTTCAACAGTTCAACTCTTCATCTTAATCAAATCACACTTAACTCACAAActgtcaaacattttcaatcaagtacaattgtaaataaatgcaaCTTTAATTGTCAAAAAGTTCCACTTGAAATAACAACTGTATTTTATATAAACAGCTGAAATTATGTTCTAATTCACAGATTTATCAACTAACTATTCTAACCTAACCTATATATTCGGCCTACCTATTCGGGCTCGGGTTTAGGGGTAGGGCGGGGGATACTGAAATAGAGACATGTTATACAGGTCACACCGGAATTCTTCAGTCACTctgtcatcatcattcaacttcattttcaatcttcTGTGACTAGGGGGGTCTTGTTCTTCACACTGAAACAGAACATACAGGCCGCACCTGAATCAGGCCACTCTGTTGTGTGCTGGGGGTGAAGACACGTACTCTGTGGCCTAGTCTTCTGGGGTCTTGTCTCAGCGATGACCCTGAAAttgtcatttttatttcaactaaACGTTTTTACATGAAAGTCGTTTTCTTATAAAACaaaagattagaaaaaaacggaaattctgaaataaaaggAAAACACCTGAAAATAGAGAGAAACCCTGGAAATAGAAGCGTAAAATACAGGATcctaaaataaatatattaggcatcgaaataaacaaacagCTTTCTCTATCTGCAAGACCAGAGACCCAGAGACCCCACAGGACCCTGATACAAATATCACCCAAATTCCTTTACTTAAACTTACACATTTCGTTGGAAATTGTACTAATTTTCATGCCTTTCTAAAAACTTACTAACTCACAGAGTAAGTTCCTAATAACTAACTTaacctataaaacataatttcagctgttaatgtttttctaactCACAGTTTATCCAATCCTGTGTGTGTAATGTATGAATCCAGGGATCCTCAGAATTATAGTCGGTTTTTATCCTCGTGTTTTTGATAAAAGTTCACAGTTTATTATGAGCGCAGTTTGTTGTAATATCGCAATAATCCTGATTTAATTGAACTCCGATTGAATCGATTCCAAGTTCCGTGaagcctgaaaaataaaacaaagaagAAATTCAAACATCCATAGTCGAAATACCGATAAATTCATTTCCAGGGCAAAATCCCCTCACAGCTTCGCGCCTCACTGCACTCGCTttacggggggggggggtgccCCTTGTAATCGAAAAGGTACCCCACGTATgttgccccccccccctgcaAATTATCCCTCCATCTACCCTTGTATCTGAATAGTCTATAAGTAACGAGTAGAAGTTTATATGCCGTTTACATTGCTGGGTTTCACACGTGTGAAAATCAACTCACTTTTTCACGTAAATATCTAGAAATTTGCGATGCGGAAATCTCGACAAACTCACCTAACAATCGCGTTCATCTTATCCGTATCAGTTTTTTCGTTtctgaattgtttttttatcgtTTAATTTCGTGTTTTATGATGTAAATTAAACCGCGATTGTGACGGATTCTAATGAAGCGGGTTTCTTGCTCGCTTTGCACTCGGCTCGTGCGCGGCTGGTCATCGCGGCCGGCGATTGGCCGCATAATTGATGCGG
This genomic interval from Tubulanus polymorphus chromosome 8, tnTubPoly1.2, whole genome shotgun sequence contains the following:
- the LOC141909593 gene encoding uncharacterized protein LOC141909593 isoform X2, which translates into the protein MNAENVRDDEEQTVDRPAENLVNVTMAASNPGINADNSNLSIIGDNNTVNQNIHAVTQASTRPAENLDVDQVRKNLKETYKRMIDVENYKEVSWSDEFVNFNDFFAQEHAKIQAQKRNPKKNEGSEEQSLILPDDFGKLFTYKESDVKPVCLVGEPGMGKTTQVVNQVLSWERSPFLKRFPMLFYIPLNELPADNACIYKYIYKNLLNRVIEENLLISFERFLRENAEKSIFFLDGFDELKSDKAKKDIVGVTNELPKAHIVITTRESGGSMIVTDPKFTVVSISGFKREEVIDIMKRKFPERDAKQLFNKLRYAASPLFKSIYYNPLILHMFCFLYMDEEEITIPSKLTDIYIDLTCFLISKREGLELSKECFFRNIENSKALKEICQVAYETLIEHQNSFTESRLELDESKRTALTCKEMSPRRKSDCSVQLRFIHKSVHEFLAAVHSVVQFNNSNEIPWKTPWNKCAFEQLQDELVKYGELYPRFMAGLLYRYKFNRGLGELFKTLIDEHLKAVTIMDEYQSLVTVTRESADMPLIPDYERYIELRSERTVLSDQLSICMDEADWPDDAISEIVPYMQKMLFVSAFYSRSWINMLAKILEHKQCQIELVYILGIHELKPDEYRRVLETAITSNTSLHGMILDTRGSSIPDQFLTMCKKSYSINWFVWRDRIDNTGECYKKLNNEWIITSHEIRSKDDARLISVDTNTHNTVESLIINTVVSAERFGYILVNIHKSYPSIKHLYLRSWPQYQLDRNTIGGLINIIPSLKTLCLGGVIFDNDLIGSEELNDLNNTLKSSDIETIQLGVYGLRELREQLGLLGLTTDECAAISDNVGSMQKLKRLFIYGFNLQKHRVLDHLPRLTVLEIELQSEADVDALVRYLSTDAVNQLIQVSIDSRLDRPEQNNRIFKQLKHVSSIRYLKFHSSLTRINTQHDIDLFVKLIVELIDNLPHLSDLFIYCCSTDHYTTRDYFISELKKLNKRLRVEIGVYYPASVLSDSSDISSISELSDAN
- the LOC141909593 gene encoding uncharacterized protein LOC141909593 isoform X3, with product MNAENVRDDEEQTVDRPAENLVCGALVQSNVNKVNVNESMVQMGGNNTMNFYLGDTQTIDRPAENLDVDQVRKNLKETYKRMIDVENYKEVSWSDEFVNFNDFFAQEHAKIQAQKRNPKKNEGSEEQSLILPDDFGKLFTYKESDVKPVCLVGEPGMGKTTQVVNQVLSWERSPFLKRFPMLFYIPLNELPADNACIYKYIYKNLLNRVIEENLLISFERFLRENAEKSIFFLDGFDELKSDKAKKDIVGVTNELPKAHIVITTRESGGSMIVTDPKFTVVSISGFKREEVIDIMKRKFPERDAKQLFNKLRYAASPLFKSIYYNPLILHMFCFLYMDEEEITIPSKLTDIYIDLTCFLISKREGLELSKECFFRNIENSKALKEICQVAYETLIEHQNSFTESRLELDESKRTALTCKEMSPRRKSDCSVQLRFIHKSVHEFLAAVHSVVQFNNSNEIPWKTPWNKCAFEQLQDELVKYGELYPRFMAGLLYRYKFNRGLGELFKTLIDEHLKAVTIMDEYQSLVTVTRESADMPLIPDYERYIELRSERTVLSDQLSICMDEADWPDDAISEIVPYMQKMLFVSAFYSRSWINMLAKILEHKQCQIELVYILGIHELKPDEYRRVLETAITSNTSLHGMILDTRGSSIPDQFLTMCKKSYSINWFVWRDRIDNTGECYKKLNNEWIITSHEIRSKDDARLISVDTNTHNTVESLIINTVVSAERFGYILVNIHKSYPSIKHLYLRSWPQYQLDRNTIGGLINIIPSLKTLCLGGVIFDNDLIGSEELNDLNNTLKSSDIETIQLGVYGLRELREQLGLLGLTTDECAAISDNVGSMQKLKRLFIYGFNLQKHRVLDHLPRLTVLEIELQSEADVDALVRYLSTDAVNQLIQVSIDSRLDRPEQNNRIFKQLKHVSSIRYLKFHSSLTRINTQHDIDLFVKLIVELIDNLPHLSDLFIYCCSTDHYTTRDYFISELKKLNKRLRVEIGVYYPASVLSDSSDISSISELSDAN
- the LOC141909593 gene encoding uncharacterized protein LOC141909593 isoform X4, producing the protein MNAENVRDDEEQTVDRPAENLDVDQVRKNLKETYKRMIDVENYKEVSWSDEFVNFNDFFAQEHAKIQAQKRNPKKNEGSEEQSLILPDDFGKLFTYKESDVKPVCLVGEPGMGKTTQVVNQVLSWERSPFLKRFPMLFYIPLNELPADNACIYKYIYKNLLNRVIEENLLISFERFLRENAEKSIFFLDGFDELKSDKAKKDIVGVTNELPKAHIVITTRESGGSMIVTDPKFTVVSISGFKREEVIDIMKRKFPERDAKQLFNKLRYAASPLFKSIYYNPLILHMFCFLYMDEEEITIPSKLTDIYIDLTCFLISKREGLELSKECFFRNIENSKALKEICQVAYETLIEHQNSFTESRLELDESKRTALTCKEMSPRRKSDCSVQLRFIHKSVHEFLAAVHSVVQFNNSNEIPWKTPWNKCAFEQLQDELVKYGELYPRFMAGLLYRYKFNRGLGELFKTLIDEHLKAVTIMDEYQSLVTVTRESADMPLIPDYERYIELRSERTVLSDQLSICMDEADWPDDAISEIVPYMQKMLFVSAFYSRSWINMLAKILEHKQCQIELVYILGIHELKPDEYRRVLETAITSNTSLHGMILDTRGSSIPDQFLTMCKKSYSINWFVWRDRIDNTGECYKKLNNEWIITSHEIRSKDDARLISVDTNTHNTVESLIINTVVSAERFGYILVNIHKSYPSIKHLYLRSWPQYQLDRNTIGGLINIIPSLKTLCLGGVIFDNDLIGSEELNDLNNTLKSSDIETIQLGVYGLRELREQLGLLGLTTDECAAISDNVGSMQKLKRLFIYGFNLQKHRVLDHLPRLTVLEIELQSEADVDALVRYLSTDAVNQLIQVSIDSRLDRPEQNNRIFKQLKHVSSIRYLKFHSSLTRINTQHDIDLFVKLIVELIDNLPHLSDLFIYCCSTDHYTTRDYFISELKKLNKRLRVEIGVYYPASVLSDSSDISSISELSDAN
- the LOC141909593 gene encoding uncharacterized protein LOC141909593 isoform X1, whose translation is MNAENVRDDEEQTVDRPAENLVNVTMAASNPGINADNSNLSIIGDNNTVNQNIHAVTQASTRPAENLVCGALVQSNVNKVNVNESMVQMGGNNTMNFYLGDTQTIDRPAENLDVDQVRKNLKETYKRMIDVENYKEVSWSDEFVNFNDFFAQEHAKIQAQKRNPKKNEGSEEQSLILPDDFGKLFTYKESDVKPVCLVGEPGMGKTTQVVNQVLSWERSPFLKRFPMLFYIPLNELPADNACIYKYIYKNLLNRVIEENLLISFERFLRENAEKSIFFLDGFDELKSDKAKKDIVGVTNELPKAHIVITTRESGGSMIVTDPKFTVVSISGFKREEVIDIMKRKFPERDAKQLFNKLRYAASPLFKSIYYNPLILHMFCFLYMDEEEITIPSKLTDIYIDLTCFLISKREGLELSKECFFRNIENSKALKEICQVAYETLIEHQNSFTESRLELDESKRTALTCKEMSPRRKSDCSVQLRFIHKSVHEFLAAVHSVVQFNNSNEIPWKTPWNKCAFEQLQDELVKYGELYPRFMAGLLYRYKFNRGLGELFKTLIDEHLKAVTIMDEYQSLVTVTRESADMPLIPDYERYIELRSERTVLSDQLSICMDEADWPDDAISEIVPYMQKMLFVSAFYSRSWINMLAKILEHKQCQIELVYILGIHELKPDEYRRVLETAITSNTSLHGMILDTRGSSIPDQFLTMCKKSYSINWFVWRDRIDNTGECYKKLNNEWIITSHEIRSKDDARLISVDTNTHNTVESLIINTVVSAERFGYILVNIHKSYPSIKHLYLRSWPQYQLDRNTIGGLINIIPSLKTLCLGGVIFDNDLIGSEELNDLNNTLKSSDIETIQLGVYGLRELREQLGLLGLTTDECAAISDNVGSMQKLKRLFIYGFNLQKHRVLDHLPRLTVLEIELQSEADVDALVRYLSTDAVNQLIQVSIDSRLDRPEQNNRIFKQLKHVSSIRYLKFHSSLTRINTQHDIDLFVKLIVELIDNLPHLSDLFIYCCSTDHYTTRDYFISELKKLNKRLRVEIGVYYPASVLSDSSDISSISELSDAN